In Nymphaea colorata isolate Beijing-Zhang1983 chromosome 10, ASM883128v2, whole genome shotgun sequence, the genomic stretch CTTCTCCTTGGGTTTTCCTCCACCCTTGGAGCATACCCTCCCCAGCCTCTGCCTTCCCACCATGGACATCCACCTCCACACCAAGTGTACCCTACACCACCAACTCCCCACCCCATCTACCCCACACCACCACCTTCACACCATGGGTACCCTACACCACCACCTCCCCATTACAGCAAACCGCCACCTTCCCACCATGGCTACAGCAAATCACCACCTCCGCCACCACCCCACCATGGCTACAGCAAATCACCACCTCCGCCACCACCCCATGTCTACTCCAAACCACCATCGGCCCACCATGGCTACAGTAAACCCCCACCTCTACCCTCACCCCATGTCTACACCAAACCACCATCGCCCCACCATGGCTACAGTAAACCCCCACCTCTACCCTCACCCCATGTCTACCCTAAACCGCCACCTCCCCACCATGGCTACCCTAGTCCTAGTCCACTCCCTCCCCATCACGCCTATGTCTCTCCTCCGCCTCCTCACCATCACCATCAACatcaccaccaccgccaccactcTCCACCACCTGTTGGTCACTATGTTCCACCTCCTCTGCTGCACCATGCCCCTCCTCCTAAGCCATCACACACTCTGCACCCA encodes the following:
- the LOC116262806 gene encoding extensin-3-like; the encoded protein is MAFSIGLTFFLAPLLLGFSSTLGAYPPQPLPSHHGHPPPHQVYPTPPTPHPIYPTPPPSHHGYPTPPPPHYSKPPPSHHGYSKSPPPPPPHHGYSKSPPPPPPHVYSKPPSAHHGYSKPPPLPSPHVYTKPPSPHHGYSKPPPLPSPHVYPKPPPPHHGYPSPSPLPPHHAYVSPPPPHHHHQHHHHRHHSPPPVGHYVPPPLLHHAPPPKPSHTLHPPPPRSAYVSPPPPPTTYTHPPPPKGAYSQPPPYRHGHVPPSTPYHQAPPPPPHQYKEAAPPPPQH